The genomic window TAACTTATGATATAAACATAActttattaaagttttattacaaaatatgaatTGATTTCAGGAAAAGTTTGTGTAGAATACAACATATATGGGGGAGTACTACAGCGCAGTGGAGATGCTTACTGCAGATCATGCTCGCATGTGTATAATTCCACTGACATTTGGAAATGTAAGTCAATTAATGTTATCTATCACTTAAAAgctaaataacaaaaatttttGTTTCTCTAAGCTGAAAGAGTTAAATTAAAACCCAAACATTCCTTTctcctataaaaaaaatgtaaaaaaaaaccaaatataacatgaaaatatctacttgtttgataattttaagtaaaaagaaatttatcacGTTAAAAACATAACTTGTAAATCCATCATTATGATATTAGTATTTCAAAtcgaaaaattgaaaattacatTGTTCAATGTACTGGTGTGaacttttttaattgaaaaaaatcaatggaaTTGGTAAAAAAGTTCCTACAATTTAGTAATTCCTCCCCCTTTTTAGAGTTTAGGTTAGAGCATTGTTTAATTCTATAGAATACTCTAATCATTGCAAATTATTACGACTATCTAATTATGAATTAGTAAACTTAAGCTTGTATTGCaacatttttggcaaaaaacaattttagatcCCGAATGCTTTACACTAAAGACTGACAATATACAAACTACTAAATGGCCTTTTATGAATACCATGGCTGAAATGGCATCACTACAACAGGATAAAAGTACTCAAACAACAAGAGCCGGTTTATTACTGCATGATTCAACGACAACTAATGCGACACAAATTCAGGAATTTAGACCTACTGATACACCAAGTGTAAAATTTCCTACTTTTTC from Magallana gigas chromosome 9, xbMagGiga1.1, whole genome shotgun sequence includes these protein-coding regions:
- the LOC117690632 gene encoding uncharacterized protein isoform X1; its protein translation is MIAVKRQTYITGFFLLQLLMECVCYRNVQSCPKSEEEWKEASRLNCQKNDEYHCVRDALKTKLISLCTPNIPILGKVCVEYNIYGGVLQRSGDAYCRSCSHVYNSTDIWKYPECFTLKTDNIQTTKWPFMNTMAEMASLQQDKSTQTTRAGLLLHDSTTTNATQIQEFRPTDTPSVKFPTFSFTQGLHLAVGIGIILSTVAIAIKFGEDR
- the LOC117690632 gene encoding uncharacterized protein isoform X2 → MIAVKRQTYITGFFLLQLLMECVCYRNVQSCPKSEEEWKEASRLNCQKNDEYHCVRDALKTKLISLCTPNIPILGKVCVEYNIYGGVLQRSGDAYCRSCSHVYNSTDIWKYPECFTLKTDNIQTTKWPFMNTMAEMASLQQDKSTQTTRAGLLLHDSTTTNATQIQEFRPTDTPSVKFPTFSFTQGLQTWEKKYSKWKAQILRRESENND